A stretch of Lathyrus oleraceus cultivar Zhongwan6 chromosome 6, CAAS_Psat_ZW6_1.0, whole genome shotgun sequence DNA encodes these proteins:
- the LOC127092651 gene encoding MYB-like transcription factor EOBII encodes MYSGVMERNTEWSVVEEDRWRKGPWTSEEDKLLIEYVKLHGEGRWNSVARLTGLRRNGKSCRLRWVNYLRPDLKKGQITQQEESIILELHARWGNRWSTIARSLPGRTDNEIKNYWRTHFKKKTKKPSDAAERAKNRSFKRQQQQLKQQQHQIQQQQQLQYNLDMKGIIDLLLDENDYYSVPSTSQESQEMVTIYSETPEQQGYSYSMLNGNGNGNVYAQESSNEEILWDGLWNLDDVLGNSMQPMMLQAKTANVHNLVTPFC; translated from the exons ATGTATTCAGGAGTGATGGAAAGAAACACAGAATGGAGTGTTGTAGAAGAAGATAGATGGAGGAAAGGACCTTGGACTTCTGAGGAAGACAAATTGCTCATTGAGTATGTCAAGCTGCATGGTGAAGGCAGATGGAACTCTGTTGCTAGGCTTACAG GATTGAGAAGAAATGGAAAAAGCTGTAGATTGAGATGGGTGAACTATTTGAGACCAGACCTTAAGAAGGGCCAGATTACACAACAAGAAGAAAGCATAATCCTAGAGCTTCATGCTAGGTGGGGAAATAG ATGGTCAACGATTGCGAGAAGCTTGCCGGGAAGAACAGACAATGAAATAAAGAACTATTGGAGAACTCATTTCAAGAAAAAGACTAAAAAACCATCTGATGCTGCTGAAAGGGCGAAAAATCGCTCTTTCAAGAGGCAGCAACAACAGTTGAAACAGCAACAGCACCAAAttcagcagcagcagcaactGCAATACAATTTGGACATGAAAGGGATTATAGACTTGTTGCTTGATGAAAATGACTACTATAGCGTTCCTTCTACTTCTCAAGAGAGTCAAGAAATGGTTACCATATATTCAGAAACACCAGAACAACAAGGTTACTCTTACTCTATGCTCAATGGTAACGGCAATGGTAATGTTTATGCACAAGAGTCCTCAAATGAAGAAATTTTGTGGGATGGACTTTGGAATTTGGATGATGTTCTTGGAAATTCAATGCAACCTATGATGCTACAAGCAAAGACAGCCAATGTGCACAACTTAGTTACTCCCTTTTGTTAA